Proteins from one Prosthecomicrobium sp. N25 genomic window:
- a CDS encoding ABC transporter substrate-binding protein: MILLSRRTVLAAGAALPLTRVRAFAAAPSNVLRFGLSSFPPSLQPWVHTGTAALTVKLLVFRGLTGFGPDGEVRPELAESWATEGATTWVFKLRKAEFSDGRPVTSEDVKWTLEQIAADASTAFLKNEFKGVERIETPDPQTVRITMRQPTVTLPVWLASPHAPIIAKGSTEGGALGIGAGPFVMKGQERGVSIDVVANEKYYKPGMPKVGAIKIIAYADENLRVAALQAGDVDLIEYVPWQHMGAIEKDPKLKLDAADGPFMALNFNGETGPFKDKRLRQAVAYAIRREEIVDAAFFGRGRPLTGLPIPPTSPYFNEAASKYWGYDPDKAKKLMAEAGVPKGFACTLLSTAQYGMHKSTAEVVQAHLSEIGIDVKLNLPDWATRVNLGNKGQYEFCVQGTTADNNDPDGLAPILNGQLPPSVSRSYGIPTPEIDALFAKGRAEFDIAKRKAIYAELEKVALDAASLVGLAWRSQGYGMVKSLTGFKSLPGGTNFFSGYLLEQASLG; encoded by the coding sequence ATGATCCTGCTGTCGCGCCGTACCGTCCTCGCCGCCGGGGCCGCCCTGCCCCTGACCCGCGTCCGCGCCTTCGCGGCCGCCCCGTCGAACGTCCTGCGCTTCGGCCTGTCCAGCTTCCCGCCGAGCCTGCAGCCCTGGGTCCACACCGGCACGGCGGCGCTGACCGTCAAGCTCCTGGTCTTCCGCGGCCTGACCGGCTTCGGTCCGGACGGCGAGGTCCGCCCCGAACTCGCGGAGAGCTGGGCGACCGAGGGCGCCACCACCTGGGTGTTCAAGCTGCGCAAGGCCGAGTTCTCCGACGGCCGGCCGGTGACATCCGAGGATGTCAAGTGGACCCTCGAGCAGATCGCCGCCGACGCCTCCACGGCCTTCCTGAAGAACGAATTCAAGGGCGTCGAGCGGATCGAGACGCCCGACCCGCAGACCGTCCGGATCACCATGCGGCAGCCGACCGTCACGCTGCCGGTCTGGCTCGCCAGCCCCCACGCCCCGATCATCGCCAAGGGCTCCACCGAGGGCGGTGCCCTCGGCATCGGCGCCGGCCCCTTCGTCATGAAGGGTCAGGAGCGCGGCGTCTCCATCGACGTGGTCGCCAATGAGAAATACTACAAGCCCGGCATGCCGAAGGTTGGCGCCATCAAGATCATCGCCTACGCGGACGAGAACCTGCGCGTGGCCGCCCTGCAGGCCGGCGACGTCGACCTGATCGAGTACGTGCCCTGGCAGCACATGGGCGCCATCGAGAAGGACCCGAAGCTGAAGCTCGACGCCGCCGACGGCCCCTTCATGGCGCTGAACTTCAACGGCGAGACCGGCCCCTTCAAGGACAAGCGCCTGCGCCAGGCCGTCGCCTACGCGATCCGCCGGGAAGAGATCGTGGACGCCGCCTTCTTCGGCCGCGGCCGGCCGCTGACCGGGCTGCCGATCCCGCCCACGAGCCCCTACTTCAACGAGGCCGCCTCGAAATACTGGGGCTACGATCCGGACAAGGCCAAGAAGCTGATGGCCGAGGCGGGCGTGCCAAAGGGCTTCGCCTGCACGCTCCTGTCGACCGCGCAATACGGCATGCACAAGTCGACCGCCGAGGTCGTCCAGGCCCATCTCTCCGAGATCGGCATCGACGTGAAGCTGAACCTGCCCGACTGGGCGACCCGCGTGAACCTCGGCAACAAGGGCCAGTACGAGTTCTGCGTCCAGGGCACGACCGCCGACAATAACGACCCGGACGGCCTCGCCCCGATCCTGAACGGCCAGCTCCCCCCCAGCGTGTCGCGCAGCTACGGCATCCCGACGCCGGAGATCGACGCCCTCTTCGCCAAGGGCCGCGCCGAGTTCGACATCGCCAAGCGCAAGGCCATCTACGCCGAACTCGAGAAGGTCGCGCTCGACGCCGCCTCCCTGGTCGGCCTCGCCTGGCGCTCCCAGGGCTACGGCATGGTCAAGTCCCTGACGGGCTTCAAGAGCCTCCCCGGGGGCACCAACTTCTTCTCCGGCTACCTGCTCGAACAGGCCTCCCTCGGCTGA
- a CDS encoding NAD(P)/FAD-dependent oxidoreductase — MRITIDPFEGDAELPAKSEVVVIGGGIIGVTTALFLALRGVEVTLCEKGGIAQEQSGRNWGWVRVMGRDPGEIPLGLVSQTLWEKMSELTNAELGFRRAGILYVADTEKELAAQVAWLDHAKIYGIESRVLRGAQLEALIPGVRRRFVGGLYTPADARAEPQKAVPAMAEVARRFGARILTNCAVRGLETKAGQVSGVVTERGAIACSTVVLAGGAWSRLFLGNLGIDFPQLKLLGSVLRTEPLEGPPTLAVGGSDFAFRKRLDGGYSVARRNASVAEVVPDSFRLFADFFPSLVKQRGELRLRVGRRFIEEASLARRWQLDERTPFEQVRALDPEPSQGLLDEGLANVKAAFPAFAEARVAGAWGGLVDAMPDAVPVIGWVPRYPGLLIASGFSGHGFGIGPGAGHLVADLVTGAKPIVDPLPYRPERFPRLARTIGVGRAA, encoded by the coding sequence ATGCGCATCACCATTGACCCCTTCGAGGGGGACGCCGAACTGCCCGCCAAGTCCGAGGTCGTCGTGATCGGCGGCGGCATCATCGGCGTGACCACGGCGCTGTTCCTGGCGTTGCGGGGGGTCGAGGTGACGCTCTGCGAGAAGGGCGGCATCGCGCAGGAGCAGTCCGGGCGGAACTGGGGTTGGGTGCGCGTCATGGGGCGCGATCCGGGCGAGATTCCGCTCGGGCTCGTCAGCCAGACGCTCTGGGAGAAGATGAGCGAGCTGACCAATGCGGAGCTCGGCTTCCGGCGCGCCGGCATCCTCTACGTGGCCGACACCGAGAAGGAACTCGCGGCCCAGGTCGCTTGGCTCGACCATGCCAAGATCTACGGCATCGAGTCGCGGGTGCTGCGCGGCGCTCAGCTCGAGGCCCTGATCCCCGGGGTGCGGCGGCGTTTCGTGGGCGGGCTCTACACGCCGGCGGACGCCCGGGCCGAGCCCCAGAAGGCGGTCCCGGCGATGGCCGAGGTGGCGCGCCGGTTCGGGGCGCGGATCCTGACCAACTGCGCGGTCCGCGGGCTGGAGACCAAGGCCGGCCAGGTCTCGGGCGTGGTGACCGAGCGGGGGGCGATCGCCTGCTCGACGGTGGTGCTCGCCGGCGGCGCCTGGTCGCGCCTGTTTCTCGGCAACCTCGGCATCGACTTCCCGCAGCTCAAGCTGCTCGGCTCGGTCCTGCGCACCGAGCCGCTGGAGGGGCCGCCGACTCTGGCGGTCGGGGGCTCCGACTTCGCCTTCCGCAAGCGGCTCGACGGCGGCTATTCGGTGGCGCGCCGCAACGCCAGCGTCGCCGAGGTGGTGCCGGACAGCTTCCGGCTCTTCGCCGACTTCTTCCCCTCGCTCGTCAAGCAGCGTGGCGAGCTGCGGCTCAGGGTCGGCCGCCGCTTCATCGAGGAGGCGAGCCTGGCGCGGCGCTGGCAACTCGACGAGCGGACGCCTTTCGAGCAGGTGCGCGCGCTCGATCCCGAGCCCTCCCAGGGCCTCCTCGACGAGGGCCTCGCCAACGTGAAGGCCGCCTTCCCGGCCTTCGCGGAGGCCCGGGTGGCGGGCGCCTGGGGCGGCCTCGTCGACGCCATGCCGGACGCGGTCCCGGTCATCGGCTGGGTGCCGCGCTATCCCGGCCTCCTCATCGCCAGCGGCTTCTCCGGCCACGGCTTCGGCATCGGCCCGGGCGCCGGCCACCTCGTCGCCGACCTCGTCACCGGTGCCAAGCCCATCGTCGACCCGCTCCCCTACCGCCCCGAACGCTTCCCGAGGCTGGCCCGCACCATTGGCGTGGGCCGCGCGGCGTAG
- a CDS encoding GntR family transcriptional regulator produces the protein MLQRDEEGSRKPVYVQIQDYILDLISGPDFGPGDKVPSERTLAETLGVNRMTVRKAIDKLVERGVLERNSTSGTRLPLPQVARPIDMQPAGGIARIVLAAGGTPGNKLLHFGMASAKETTAQRLKVPVGTELLMCRRLWTVNDMPFCIETSYLPAARFPDLVAEDLVAGQSLYGLLRGRYGVEASASEREISAAPAADLEGRLLGLEPGSPTLVMRLVARDGEGRPVEYMKSVNHPAHVVFRATPPG, from the coding sequence ATGCTGCAGCGCGACGAGGAGGGGTCCCGAAAGCCGGTCTACGTGCAGATCCAGGACTACATCCTGGATCTGATCAGCGGCCCGGATTTCGGACCCGGCGACAAGGTGCCGTCGGAGCGGACGCTCGCCGAGACCCTCGGGGTCAACCGCATGACCGTCCGCAAGGCCATCGACAAGCTGGTCGAGCGCGGCGTTCTGGAGCGCAACTCGACGAGCGGCACGCGCCTGCCGCTGCCGCAGGTCGCCCGTCCGATCGACATGCAGCCCGCCGGGGGCATCGCCCGGATCGTGCTCGCCGCGGGCGGGACGCCCGGCAACAAGCTCCTGCATTTCGGCATGGCGAGCGCCAAGGAGACGACGGCCCAGCGGCTGAAGGTGCCGGTCGGGACGGAGCTCCTCATGTGCCGGCGGCTGTGGACCGTGAACGACATGCCCTTCTGCATCGAGACCAGCTACCTGCCGGCGGCGCGCTTTCCCGACCTGGTGGCGGAGGACCTGGTCGCCGGGCAGTCGCTCTACGGGCTCCTGCGCGGCCGCTACGGGGTCGAGGCCTCGGCCTCCGAGCGGGAGATCAGCGCCGCGCCGGCGGCCGACCTGGAGGGCCGGCTCCTCGGCCTGGAGCCTGGTTCGCCCACCCTCGTCATGCGCCTCGTCGCGCGCGACGGGGAGGGGCGGCCGGTCGAGTACATGAAGTCCGTCAACCATCCCGCCCATGTGGTCTTCCGGGCGACGCCGCCCGGCTGA
- a CDS encoding SIS domain-containing protein, with product MSIAYDAPATLAGFDQTRRQLADAYALGRSLAGDVDRIHFVACGSANRAMRGLAWWIEHLSPSLEVKRSFPAEFMAQDPRRLDGRTLVFLASKSGNTPETVAAAGFLKDRPAKVVAFSQFADRPLAREVGTTFLVGDTAESFTAMAMLMHALVAGLLAERDGWTEAGNLMAGLDALPAAVCQAAVANDARAARDAEAFRDDDRIYHVASGPGFTTAYVFGVCILMEMLWLHSYPIDAAEFFHGPFEIVDKQTPLVLLMGEDPTRPIMDRVERFCDTYAERVMKYDSRVYPMPGVPASARPILAPYVLQAALKRYAAHLSVLRDQPLSTRRYMWKVAY from the coding sequence ATGTCCATCGCCTACGATGCGCCTGCGACCCTGGCCGGATTCGACCAGACCCGCCGCCAGCTCGCCGACGCCTACGCCCTCGGCCGATCGCTGGCAGGCGACGTCGACCGCATCCACTTCGTCGCCTGCGGCTCGGCGAACCGCGCCATGCGGGGCCTCGCATGGTGGATCGAGCATCTCTCTCCGAGCCTGGAGGTGAAACGGTCGTTCCCCGCCGAGTTCATGGCCCAGGACCCGCGGCGTCTCGACGGGCGCACCCTGGTCTTCCTCGCGTCCAAGTCGGGCAACACGCCCGAGACGGTCGCGGCGGCCGGCTTCCTGAAGGACCGCCCCGCCAAGGTCGTGGCCTTCTCGCAATTCGCCGACCGCCCGCTCGCCCGCGAGGTCGGGACCACCTTCCTGGTCGGCGACACGGCCGAATCCTTCACCGCCATGGCGATGCTGATGCATGCCCTCGTCGCAGGTCTGCTCGCCGAACGCGACGGCTGGACCGAGGCCGGGAATCTGATGGCCGGGCTCGACGCCCTGCCGGCGGCCGTCTGCCAGGCCGCCGTGGCCAACGACGCCCGGGCGGCGCGCGACGCCGAGGCGTTCCGGGACGACGACCGCATCTACCACGTCGCCTCCGGCCCGGGCTTCACCACCGCTTACGTGTTCGGCGTCTGCATCCTCATGGAGATGCTCTGGCTCCACAGCTATCCGATCGACGCCGCCGAGTTCTTCCACGGCCCCTTCGAGATCGTGGACAAGCAGACGCCGCTCGTCCTCCTCATGGGCGAGGACCCGACCCGGCCGATCATGGACCGCGTCGAGCGCTTCTGCGACACCTATGCGGAACGCGTCATGAAATACGACAGCCGCGTCTACCCGATGCCCGGCGTGCCGGCGTCGGCCCGGCCGATCCTCGCCCCCTACGTGCTGCAGGCGGCGCTGAAGCGCTACGCCGCGCACCTCTCCGTGCTCCGCGACCAGCCCCTGAGCACGCGCCGCTACATGTGGAAGGTGGCCTACTGA
- a CDS encoding PfkB family carbohydrate kinase → MAKPLKILGLGDNTVDTYVDLGLQFPGGNAVNVAVLARRLGCETAYMGCLGSDSTAAVIETALRDEDVDLARCRRRPGPNARVLIAHNEGDRRFVRSSPGVRGAWGGFDAADLAYVGSFDHVHTSIYSELGSALPAIGRVARSLSFDYSERWTPENLAATLPDVGIAFLSYPKVAEAECRRLAEDCAARGPRIVVVTRGLDGSVALVDGEWHRGGVVPTEVVDTLGAGDGFITAFLVSRLCGRTVPEALMAGAAHAASVCRYRGAFGHGSPWTSGEHLEQGAASMGT, encoded by the coding sequence GTGGCGAAGCCCCTGAAGATCCTCGGCCTGGGTGACAACACGGTCGACACCTATGTCGACCTCGGCCTGCAGTTCCCGGGCGGCAACGCGGTCAATGTCGCGGTCCTGGCCCGGCGCCTCGGCTGCGAGACCGCCTACATGGGCTGCCTCGGCTCGGATTCGACGGCCGCCGTGATCGAGACGGCACTCCGGGACGAGGACGTCGACCTCGCGCGCTGCCGCCGCCGGCCCGGGCCGAACGCCCGCGTGCTCATCGCACACAACGAGGGCGACCGCCGCTTCGTCCGCTCCTCGCCGGGCGTCCGCGGCGCGTGGGGTGGCTTCGACGCGGCGGACCTCGCCTATGTCGGCAGCTTCGACCACGTCCACACCAGCATCTACAGCGAGCTCGGCTCGGCCCTGCCGGCGATCGGTCGGGTCGCCCGCAGCCTCTCCTTCGACTACTCCGAGCGCTGGACCCCGGAGAACCTGGCCGCCACCCTGCCCGATGTGGGCATCGCCTTCCTGTCCTACCCCAAGGTGGCCGAGGCCGAGTGCCGTCGGCTCGCCGAGGACTGCGCCGCGCGAGGCCCCCGCATCGTCGTCGTGACCCGCGGCCTGGACGGTTCGGTCGCCCTGGTCGACGGCGAATGGCACCGGGGCGGCGTCGTGCCGACCGAGGTGGTCGACACGCTGGGCGCCGGCGACGGCTTCATCACCGCCTTCCTCGTTTCGCGGCTCTGCGGCCGCACCGTGCCCGAAGCCCTGATGGCCGGCGCCGCCCATGCGGCGTCCGTCTGCCGCTACCGGGGCGCCTTCGGTCACGGCTCCCCCTGGACCTCCGGCGAGCATCTGGAACAAGGTGCCGCGAGCATGGGAACCTGA
- a CDS encoding hydantoinase/oxoprolinase family protein, giving the protein MAWRIGIDSGGTFTDVCLFDDATGRVEVWKVPSTPDDPSRAIARGTEEGLARVGAGAADVVYFGHGTTVATNALIQHRGVKTGLLTTAGFRDLIEIGRQKRPELYDLQADKAPALVTRDLRIEVGERLRHDGSVMTPLDEAAVRAAALTLKAAGVKAVAIGFLYGFVRPDHEVRARAIVEEVFPDAFVCASHEVAPEFREYERISTAVVNAYLGPVMHGYIRRLAARLAELGIAVAPHLTQSNGGVIGFDAAARLPVRTVLSGPSTGVVAGQALGVMTGIPDLITFDMGGTSSDVALLKNGVAGLASDATVHGYPIKAPMLDIHTVGAGGGSIAHIDSGGLLKVGPRSAGADPGPVCYDRGNTEPTVTDANVVLQTLNPQELLGGRMKIRQDLAVAAVKRLAEQLGMDPMETAQGIVSVVTANMAKAIRVISVQRGHDPRDYTLVAFGGAGPVHAARLARELDMKRILVPRNPGIGCALGLLLTDLRANFATTRLMTLAAGLESEIGGIFEGLAAEAGHWFDEEAVASADRRLRRTVDMRYRGQNYELAIDVPDGPVGPATLAALADGFAAAHKRLYGFVAAEEAVQLVTFRVEAIGFVPKAEFKPEPDAGPDASAAKMGEREVWFPEAHGFVRVTVYDREKLKPGNRIVGPAIVEQMDATTVLLPNMTAHVEPYLNLILETL; this is encoded by the coding sequence ATGGCTTGGCGCATCGGCATCGATTCCGGCGGCACTTTCACGGACGTCTGTCTGTTCGACGACGCGACCGGCCGCGTCGAGGTCTGGAAGGTGCCCTCCACGCCCGACGACCCGTCCCGCGCCATCGCGCGCGGCACCGAGGAGGGCCTCGCCCGCGTCGGCGCCGGGGCGGCGGACGTCGTCTATTTCGGCCACGGCACGACCGTCGCCACCAACGCGCTGATCCAGCATCGGGGCGTGAAGACCGGGCTTCTCACCACCGCCGGCTTCCGCGACCTCATCGAGATCGGCCGCCAGAAGCGGCCCGAGCTCTACGACCTGCAGGCCGACAAGGCCCCGGCGCTCGTCACCCGCGACCTGCGCATCGAGGTCGGCGAGCGCCTGCGCCATGACGGCTCGGTCATGACGCCCCTCGACGAGGCCGCCGTCCGCGCCGCCGCCCTGACCCTGAAGGCCGCCGGCGTGAAGGCCGTGGCGATCGGGTTCCTTTACGGCTTCGTCCGCCCCGACCACGAGGTCCGCGCCCGGGCCATCGTCGAGGAGGTCTTCCCCGACGCCTTCGTGTGCGCCTCCCACGAGGTCGCCCCCGAATTCCGCGAGTACGAGCGGATCTCCACCGCCGTCGTGAACGCCTATCTGGGCCCGGTCATGCACGGCTACATCCGCCGGCTCGCCGCCCGCCTCGCCGAGCTCGGAATCGCGGTCGCCCCGCACCTGACCCAGTCCAACGGCGGCGTCATCGGCTTCGACGCGGCCGCGCGCCTGCCGGTCCGCACCGTCCTCTCCGGTCCCTCCACTGGGGTGGTCGCCGGCCAGGCGCTCGGCGTCATGACGGGTATCCCCGACCTGATCACCTTCGACATGGGCGGCACGTCGAGCGACGTCGCGCTCCTGAAGAACGGGGTCGCGGGCCTCGCCAGCGACGCGACCGTGCACGGCTATCCGATCAAGGCGCCGATGCTCGACATCCACACGGTCGGCGCCGGCGGCGGCTCGATCGCCCACATCGACTCCGGCGGCCTCCTGAAGGTCGGCCCGCGCTCGGCCGGCGCCGACCCCGGCCCTGTCTGCTACGACCGCGGCAACACCGAGCCGACCGTCACGGACGCCAACGTGGTGCTCCAGACCCTGAACCCGCAGGAACTCCTCGGCGGCCGCATGAAGATCCGCCAGGATCTCGCTGTGGCCGCGGTGAAGCGCCTCGCCGAACAGCTCGGCATGGACCCGATGGAGACCGCGCAGGGCATCGTCTCGGTGGTCACCGCCAACATGGCGAAGGCGATCCGGGTGATCAGCGTCCAGCGCGGCCACGACCCGCGCGACTACACCCTCGTCGCCTTCGGGGGCGCCGGCCCGGTCCACGCCGCCCGGCTCGCCCGCGAGCTCGACATGAAGCGCATCCTGGTGCCGAGGAATCCCGGCATCGGCTGCGCCCTCGGCCTGCTGCTGACCGACCTGCGCGCCAATTTCGCCACCACCCGCCTGATGACCCTCGCCGCGGGCCTCGAGTCCGAGATCGGCGGAATCTTCGAGGGCCTCGCCGCCGAGGCGGGCCACTGGTTCGACGAGGAGGCCGTGGCGTCGGCCGACCGCCGGCTCCGCCGCACGGTCGACATGCGCTACCGGGGCCAGAACTACGAACTCGCCATCGACGTCCCCGACGGCCCGGTTGGCCCCGCCACCCTGGCGGCGCTCGCGGACGGCTTCGCGGCCGCCCACAAGCGCCTCTACGGCTTCGTCGCCGCCGAGGAGGCCGTGCAGCTCGTCACCTTCCGGGTCGAGGCCATCGGCTTCGTGCCGAAGGCCGAGTTCAAGCCCGAGCCCGACGCCGGCCCGGACGCCTCCGCGGCGAAGATGGGCGAGCGCGAGGTGTGGTTCCCCGAGGCCCACGGCTTCGTGCGCGTGACCGTGTACGACCGCGAGAAGCTGAAGCCCGGCAACCGCATCGTCGGCCCCGCCATCGTCGAGCAGATGGACGCCACCACGGTCCTGCTGCCCAACATGACCGCCCATGTCGAGCCCTACCTCAACCTGATCCTGGAGACGCTCTGA
- a CDS encoding hydantoinase B/oxoprolinase family protein, giving the protein MHAPRPEPVAVDPITVEVIGSAFSSITEEMGEALVKASYSTNIKERRDCSTALFDLDGTTLCQAEHIPMHLGSFIGIIPHILKRHAVADMRSGDVFIGNDAYEGGGTHLPDIVLAEPIFHDGVMVAWAVNTAHHADFADRGHAHIFQEGIRIPPIRLYRAGELLTDVQELILLNCQVPRERLSDLRAQMAANRMGVERVGALCDKYGRDVVLAAGRALQDYAERKMRAGIAAIPDGTYRFADRFDGPEIEGDIEFKVEITVRGDEMHLHFDSPRQVRAGFNMVYTALLSTVYYAVKTVVDPTIPPNSGLARPLTVTAPEGTVLNCKSPAAVNGRIAPCQRVVDLIHGALAQAVPDRVIAACNGACASAVFVGEMPGTGDLWVYLETIGGGSGARPNKDGLDGVHVHMTNTSNLPVEALEVEYPLTVVRYELVDGSGGRGRQRGGMGLRRVYRAEAPCRVDIDGSRFHTRPWGLAGGEPGAGGAFEFGEGVGPFRRGEGTLEPGQTVGIVTPGAGGYGPYAERDPAAVERDRAERRMLEGA; this is encoded by the coding sequence ATGCACGCCCCGCGACCGGAGCCCGTGGCCGTCGACCCGATCACCGTCGAGGTGATCGGCAGCGCCTTCTCGTCGATCACCGAGGAGATGGGCGAGGCGCTGGTCAAGGCCAGCTACTCCACGAACATCAAGGAGCGGCGCGACTGCTCCACCGCCCTCTTCGACCTGGACGGCACGACCCTCTGCCAGGCCGAGCACATCCCCATGCACCTCGGCAGCTTCATCGGCATCATCCCGCACATCCTGAAGCGCCATGCGGTCGCCGACATGCGCTCCGGCGACGTCTTCATCGGCAACGACGCCTACGAGGGCGGCGGCACGCACCTGCCCGACATCGTCCTCGCCGAGCCGATCTTCCACGACGGCGTCATGGTCGCCTGGGCGGTCAACACCGCCCACCACGCCGACTTCGCCGACCGCGGCCACGCCCACATCTTCCAGGAGGGCATCCGCATCCCGCCGATCCGCCTCTACCGGGCCGGCGAGCTCTTGACCGACGTCCAGGAGCTGATCCTGCTGAACTGCCAGGTCCCGCGCGAGCGCCTGTCGGACCTGCGCGCCCAGATGGCCGCGAACCGGATGGGCGTCGAGCGCGTCGGGGCGCTTTGCGACAAGTACGGCCGCGACGTCGTGCTCGCCGCCGGCCGCGCCCTGCAGGACTATGCCGAGCGCAAGATGCGCGCCGGCATCGCCGCGATTCCGGACGGCACCTACCGCTTCGCCGACCGCTTCGACGGCCCGGAGATCGAGGGCGACATTGAGTTCAAGGTCGAGATCACCGTGCGGGGCGACGAGATGCATCTGCATTTCGACAGCCCCAGGCAGGTCCGCGCCGGCTTCAACATGGTCTATACCGCGCTGCTCTCGACCGTCTACTACGCGGTCAAGACCGTGGTCGACCCGACCATCCCGCCGAATTCCGGCCTCGCCCGCCCGCTGACCGTCACGGCGCCCGAAGGCACCGTGCTGAACTGCAAGTCGCCCGCCGCCGTCAACGGCCGCATCGCGCCCTGCCAGCGCGTCGTCGACCTGATCCACGGCGCCCTCGCCCAGGCGGTTCCCGACCGCGTCATCGCCGCCTGCAACGGCGCCTGCGCGTCGGCCGTCTTCGTCGGCGAGATGCCCGGCACCGGCGACCTCTGGGTCTACCTGGAGACGATCGGCGGCGGCTCCGGGGCCCGGCCGAACAAGGACGGCCTCGACGGCGTGCACGTGCACATGACCAACACCTCGAACCTGCCCGTCGAGGCGCTGGAGGTCGAGTATCCGCTGACCGTCGTGCGCTACGAGCTCGTCGACGGCTCCGGCGGCCGCGGCCGCCAGCGCGGCGGCATGGGGCTGCGCCGCGTCTACCGCGCCGAGGCGCCCTGCCGGGTCGACATCGACGGCTCGCGATTTCACACGCGGCCCTGGGGCCTCGCCGGGGGCGAGCCGGGCGCAGGCGGCGCCTTCGAGTTCGGCGAGGGCGTCGGCCCGTTCCGGCGCGGCGAGGGTACGCTGGAGCCGGGCCAGACGGTCGGCATCGTCACCCCCGGCGCGGGCGGCTACGGCCCCTACGCGGAGCGCGACCCGGCCGCCGTCGAGCGCGACCGCGCCGAGCGCCGCATGCTTGAAGGAGCGTGA
- a CDS encoding ABC transporter permease, with product MIWLGKRLLTAVFLVWAVATLVFLAIHLVPGDPAELLLAQQGGSPDPSAVAALKAQLGLDRPVLVQYADAMLRLVRGDLGASLRDGTPVTAQIALRLPRTLELIGAAGLIAVLLGIPIGTLAAVNRDRPFDRIVSGFAGLTLAVPVFVLGTLCIMVFAQWLRWVPAGGYVPFAQDPGKHLLLLSMPALCIGLGLAGMVTRMTRTAVLDVMARDFVRTARAKGLRGTPILVHHVLRNALIPVVTVLALNLGGLLGGTVLVEFVFNWPGLSGYLVSAVGARDYPEVVGIILVISILFVLLNILVDMVYVALDPRVRQ from the coding sequence GTGATCTGGCTCGGCAAACGCCTCCTGACGGCGGTCTTCCTGGTCTGGGCTGTGGCGACGCTGGTCTTCCTGGCGATCCACCTCGTGCCCGGCGATCCCGCCGAACTTCTGCTTGCCCAGCAGGGCGGCTCGCCGGACCCGAGCGCCGTCGCGGCCCTGAAGGCGCAACTCGGGCTCGACCGGCCCGTGCTGGTCCAATACGCCGACGCCATGCTGCGGCTCGTCCGCGGCGACCTCGGCGCCTCGCTGCGCGACGGCACGCCCGTCACCGCCCAGATCGCCCTGCGGCTGCCGCGCACCCTGGAGCTGATCGGCGCCGCCGGGCTGATCGCGGTCCTTCTCGGCATCCCGATCGGCACGCTCGCGGCCGTCAACCGCGACCGCCCCTTCGACCGCATCGTCTCCGGCTTCGCCGGCCTCACCCTGGCGGTCCCGGTCTTCGTCCTCGGCACGCTCTGCATCATGGTCTTCGCCCAGTGGCTCCGCTGGGTGCCGGCGGGCGGCTACGTGCCCTTCGCGCAGGACCCGGGCAAGCACCTCCTGCTCCTCTCCATGCCGGCGCTCTGCATCGGCCTCGGTCTCGCCGGCATGGTCACGCGCATGACCCGCACGGCGGTCCTCGACGTCATGGCCCGCGACTTCGTCCGCACCGCCCGCGCCAAGGGCCTGCGCGGCACGCCCATCCTGGTCCACCACGTGCTGCGCAACGCGCTCATTCCGGTCGTCACCGTGCTGGCCCTGAACCTCGGGGGCCTGCTCGGCGGCACCGTGCTGGTGGAGTTCGTCTTCAACTGGCCGGGCCTCTCCGGCTATCTGGTCAGCGCCGTCGGCGCGCGCGACTATCCCGAGGTGGTCGGCATCATCCTGGTGATCTCGATCCTCTTCGTCCTCCTCAACATCCTGGTCGACATGGTCTATGTCGCGCTCGACCCGAGGGTGCGCCAATGA